In the genome of Candidatus Lernaella stagnicola, one region contains:
- a CDS encoding ABC transporter substrate-binding protein — MAYKTAVFAGCLFLLLFVFSACAGSPPPPADTLRIALEGNPTNLDPRFATDAYSVRILALVYEGLLAAAADGSVEPALAESYEILDERTYRFRLREGLAWQDGQPITSRDVATNFRFLADPENKCPVQDTFRRITSIDTPDDRTVILHLDEVFAPFLDKMTRPLVPAHRLTPDSLADDPVGSGPYKLTEFRRGELVVLEASENYRKGKARIPRIEFRVIGNDTTRLLRIRKGDVDLVQNAVPPFAVKFLSELPGRRVIRETGVNYSYLGFNLQDKRGLVDKIKVRQAVAHAIDRHQIIDSLMFGMARPATGLLAPSNWAYEPDVPTYPYDPARAKRLLDEAGFPDPDGDGPALRFTLSYKTSTNKLRMRIAEVMAQQLSEVGIGFERRSLEWGTFFQDIKSGNFQTYTLTWVGVTDPDILHYIFHSSMQPPRGANRGRYVNAQVDRWLEDTRREPDRDKRREQFSRVQKQLAADCVYVSLWWADNVVVHTNRLRGFFIRPGGDYLSLAGAELVP, encoded by the coding sequence ATGGCTTATAAAACCGCCGTTTTCGCGGGCTGTCTTTTCCTTCTCTTATTCGTTTTTTCCGCCTGCGCCGGCAGCCCCCCGCCGCCCGCCGACACCTTGCGTATCGCTTTGGAAGGCAACCCGACCAATCTTGACCCGCGTTTCGCCACCGACGCCTACTCCGTGCGCATTCTGGCACTCGTGTACGAGGGCTTGTTGGCCGCCGCGGCCGACGGCAGTGTCGAGCCGGCGCTGGCCGAAAGCTACGAAATCCTCGACGAGCGCACGTATCGATTCCGGTTGCGCGAGGGTCTGGCGTGGCAGGACGGGCAACCGATCACCAGTCGGGACGTGGCCACCAATTTCCGGTTTCTGGCCGATCCGGAAAACAAGTGCCCGGTGCAGGACACCTTCCGCCGCATCACGAGCATCGATACGCCGGACGACCGAACCGTTATCCTGCATCTCGACGAGGTCTTCGCGCCCTTTCTGGACAAGATGACCCGGCCCCTGGTGCCCGCCCATCGCCTCACGCCTGACTCGTTGGCCGACGACCCGGTGGGTTCCGGGCCCTACAAGCTGACGGAATTTCGCCGCGGCGAACTCGTGGTATTGGAAGCCTCCGAAAATTACCGCAAAGGCAAAGCGCGCATTCCAAGAATCGAATTTCGCGTGATCGGCAACGACACCACGCGCTTGCTGCGCATCCGCAAGGGCGATGTCGACCTGGTGCAAAACGCCGTGCCGCCCTTTGCCGTGAAATTTCTGTCCGAGCTACCGGGCCGCCGGGTGATCCGCGAAACCGGCGTCAACTACAGCTACCTGGGCTTCAACCTGCAGGACAAGCGCGGTTTGGTCGACAAGATCAAGGTGCGGCAGGCCGTCGCGCACGCCATCGACCGACATCAGATCATCGACTCGCTGATGTTCGGGATGGCCCGACCCGCGACCGGATTGCTCGCCCCGAGCAACTGGGCGTATGAGCCGGACGTGCCGACTTATCCCTACGATCCCGCCCGCGCCAAGCGGCTCCTCGACGAAGCCGGTTTTCCCGATCCCGACGGCGACGGCCCGGCGTTGCGCTTCACCTTGTCCTACAAGACGAGCACCAACAAGTTGCGTATGCGCATCGCCGAGGTCATGGCGCAGCAACTGAGTGAAGTGGGGATCGGCTTCGAGCGGCGCAGCCTGGAGTGGGGAACGTTTTTCCAAGACATCAAAAGCGGCAATTTCCAGACCTACACGCTCACGTGGGTGGGCGTGACCGACCCGGATATCCTGCATTACATTTTTCATTCGTCGATGCAGCCGCCGCGCGGCGCCAACCGCGGCCGATACGTCAACGCGCAAGTCGACCGATGGCTCGAGGACACGCGCCGCGAGCCTGATCGAGACAAGCGCCGCGAACAGTTTTCGCGAGTGCAAAAACAGCTTGCCGCCGACTGCGTGTACGTGAGCTTATGGTGGGCGGATAACGTGGTCGTGCACACCAACCGCCTGCGCGGGTTTTTCATCCGGCCCGGCGGCGACTACCTCAGCCTGGCAGGAGCCGAACTAGTCCCGTGA
- a CDS encoding metallophosphoesterase — MKKRAPILGILAALGLALLLYAWQIEPRRLTVTHVELPPRLAEAFTGKRIVLISDLHITKDWRKQRSLLALLEKLKPDYLLIGGDLVWYERPVEPVVAFLKRLPPTAGTFAVLGDSDYMGRVRNCAYCHLPQSRQLRTDLPLTFLRNEALTIAEGKVLLVGLDGEDDSGWSQICRETIAADLPTLVLGHYPAVARVVAPYHPDMILAGDTHGGQIIGVAALISALGIHGDMPYAYGRYQVDGVPLFVSRGIGESILPLRLGCPPEVVVMEGRR, encoded by the coding sequence GTGAAAAAACGCGCGCCGATACTAGGTATCCTGGCAGCCCTGGGGTTGGCGTTACTGCTCTACGCGTGGCAGATCGAACCGCGCCGACTCACCGTGACCCACGTCGAACTGCCCCCACGCCTGGCCGAAGCTTTCACCGGCAAACGCATCGTGCTGATTTCGGACCTGCACATCACGAAGGATTGGCGCAAACAGCGGTCATTGCTGGCCCTGCTTGAAAAGCTGAAGCCCGACTATCTACTGATCGGCGGCGACCTGGTTTGGTACGAGAGACCCGTCGAGCCGGTCGTCGCGTTTCTGAAAAGACTGCCGCCCACGGCAGGGACCTTCGCGGTGCTGGGCGACAGCGATTACATGGGGCGGGTGCGTAATTGCGCGTATTGTCACCTGCCGCAATCGCGCCAACTACGCACCGACCTGCCGCTCACCTTCCTGCGCAACGAAGCGCTGACCATCGCCGAAGGCAAGGTGCTGCTGGTCGGTTTGGACGGCGAGGACGACAGCGGCTGGTCGCAAATCTGCCGCGAAACGATTGCCGCCGACCTGCCCACTTTGGTGCTCGGTCACTATCCGGCAGTCGCCCGGGTTGTGGCGCCGTATCATCCGGACATGATCCTCGCCGGCGACACCCATGGGGGACAGATTATCGGAGTGGCGGCGTTGATTTCCGCACTCGGCATCCATGGGGATATGCCCTATGCCTACGGCCGTTACCAGGTGGACGGTGTGCCCCTGTTTGTGTCGCGGGGGATCGGCGAAAGTATTCTACCGCTGCGCCTGGGCTGTCCGCCGGAGGTCGTCGTGATGGAGGGCCGGCGATGA
- a CDS encoding DUF3473 domain-containing protein: MSKPIPNALTVDVEDYFHVSNFEAVIARDQWANMSPTAPDAVRRIIDTLARYKVTGTFFVLGWMAQHHPDLVPRLVAAGHEVACHGFNHECLHALSPRQFRDDIRRAKALLEDQAGVAVNGYRAPSFTINAATEWAIDVLIEEGFTYDSSIFPGRKKMPIGFLGVDRRPIRLQRPAGSLVELPLARLEVLGKRLPFSGGGPFRAAPWFLIRAGVRDWHLRQGLPFVLFFHPWEIVPDQKRVPAGPMESFKHYFGLRGFERKIHRLLREFSFGPARDLLPLAD; the protein is encoded by the coding sequence ATGAGCAAACCGATCCCCAACGCCCTGACCGTCGACGTGGAGGATTACTTCCACGTCAGTAATTTCGAGGCCGTGATCGCCCGCGACCAATGGGCGAACATGTCGCCCACCGCGCCCGATGCCGTCCGGCGCATCATCGACACGCTCGCGCGCTACAAAGTCACCGGCACGTTTTTCGTCCTGGGTTGGATGGCCCAGCATCATCCCGACCTCGTGCCGCGCCTGGTCGCCGCCGGTCACGAAGTGGCCTGTCACGGTTTTAACCACGAGTGCCTGCACGCACTGTCGCCCCGGCAGTTCCGGGATGACATCCGCCGCGCCAAGGCGTTGCTGGAAGATCAAGCGGGCGTCGCCGTGAATGGCTACCGGGCGCCGAGCTTCACGATCAACGCGGCCACGGAATGGGCAATCGATGTGCTGATCGAAGAGGGTTTCACCTACGACTCGAGTATCTTTCCCGGCCGCAAAAAGATGCCGATCGGCTTCCTAGGCGTAGACCGGCGCCCGATTCGCCTGCAACGACCCGCCGGGTCCCTGGTCGAACTGCCCCTGGCGCGCCTGGAAGTGTTGGGAAAGCGGTTGCCCTTCTCCGGCGGTGGGCCGTTTCGGGCGGCGCCGTGGTTCCTGATTCGCGCCGGCGTCCGCGACTGGCATTTGCGTCAAGGTCTGCCCTTTGTCCTATTTTTTCACCCGTGGGAAATCGTCCCAGACCAAAAACGCGTCCCCGCCGGTCCCATGGAAAGCTTCAAGCATTACTTTGGACTGCGCGGGTTCGAACGAAAAATCCACCGCCTGTTGCGCGAGTTTTCGTTTGGTCCGGCGCGCGATCTTCTGCCGCTCGCCGATTGA
- a CDS encoding sulfatase-like hydrolase/transferase, with protein MEVGNLTHNAKRLLGVIPVMLVAGFVVGVIAAIWRVTESGDLGHGLWRTALHMTTHTMNLAVYGAFSLAVFMILLSGLQLVRGRSLAASLRAAVGFHLFYPVFMLIAWLATDLAVSTFHLETHKLPEFIRQNEDLGSFLLDRFLSSLDLRWMAQNLVEKAGWLWPSFFLAAIFATWFDRSVAGLGRRFARRKPRSESTASRWPVRAVASMSIVAALVVPLNMGDLLAKATNRAPQPNVILVSLDTVRADGLGCYGGPDNTPVMDKLAANGVLFEEAVSNTSWTLPGHGAMLAGVQPTALGLLKVTDRLSSKALTLAEVLREHGYDTGAIVSYILLDKVYGFGQGFEHFDYEDHQPATDIVDKAIAYIDERQQQKFFLFLHLYDAHWPYEPEYRTARRLWPQRVDPALRDLLDTTDYARFALKVVRGPEHFNQYCRAMYDGEVHDVDTQLGRLFLYLVERGMDMRTIIVVTSDHGEEFLEHGLFGHGLTLYDEALRVPLLMRFPHLLPSGVRVKGQVQTLDIFPTVLGLTGIDPARYGLGGRDLTFAAAAGSVDAVPMLAETAMSGNLRYALRTGEHKFLTPVHLDFGHGLVVDHAEEAYDLTSDPNERNNLAESRPKMREMLRNRLNEQLGRIESEWGLGEKLGISRELTAEELERLRSLGYLN; from the coding sequence TTGGAAGTCGGAAACCTCACGCACAATGCCAAGCGCCTGTTGGGTGTGATTCCCGTCATGCTCGTGGCGGGCTTTGTGGTGGGGGTAATCGCCGCGATCTGGCGCGTTACGGAGAGCGGAGACCTCGGTCACGGCTTGTGGCGTACGGCGCTGCACATGACGACTCACACGATGAATTTGGCTGTGTACGGCGCGTTTTCACTGGCCGTGTTCATGATCCTTCTTTCCGGACTGCAACTCGTTCGCGGGCGGTCGTTGGCGGCCTCGCTGCGCGCCGCGGTCGGCTTTCACCTTTTTTATCCCGTATTCATGCTGATCGCCTGGTTGGCGACAGATCTCGCGGTTTCGACCTTCCACTTGGAAACGCACAAGTTGCCGGAGTTCATCCGCCAGAATGAAGACTTAGGAAGCTTTTTGCTGGATCGCTTCCTGAGTTCGCTGGACCTGCGGTGGATGGCGCAAAACCTCGTGGAGAAAGCCGGTTGGCTATGGCCGTCGTTTTTCCTCGCGGCGATATTCGCCACTTGGTTCGACCGCAGCGTGGCCGGATTGGGACGACGGTTCGCGCGGCGGAAACCACGCAGCGAGAGCACCGCCTCCCGCTGGCCTGTGCGGGCTGTGGCGTCGATGTCGATTGTCGCGGCGCTGGTCGTACCGCTCAACATGGGCGATCTGCTGGCGAAAGCCACCAATCGCGCGCCACAGCCGAACGTGATTCTCGTCAGTCTCGATACCGTGCGCGCCGATGGATTGGGGTGCTACGGCGGTCCCGACAACACACCGGTGATGGACAAGCTGGCGGCCAATGGCGTGTTGTTTGAGGAGGCAGTCAGCAACACAAGTTGGACCCTGCCCGGCCACGGGGCCATGCTCGCCGGGGTGCAACCCACCGCACTGGGCTTGCTCAAGGTCACCGACCGCCTCAGTTCGAAAGCATTGACCTTGGCCGAAGTGCTGCGTGAGCACGGCTACGACACCGGGGCGATCGTCAGCTACATCTTGCTGGATAAAGTCTACGGCTTCGGCCAGGGATTCGAGCATTTCGACTACGAAGATCACCAGCCCGCCACCGACATCGTGGATAAGGCCATTGCCTATATCGACGAGCGGCAGCAGCAAAAATTCTTTTTGTTTTTGCACCTATACGATGCCCACTGGCCCTACGAGCCGGAATATCGAACCGCCAGACGCCTTTGGCCGCAACGAGTGGATCCGGCGTTGCGCGATCTTTTGGACACAACGGATTACGCCCGCTTTGCTCTCAAGGTCGTGCGCGGTCCCGAGCACTTCAACCAATATTGCCGCGCGATGTACGACGGCGAAGTGCACGATGTCGACACCCAACTCGGCCGCCTCTTTTTGTATCTGGTCGAACGGGGCATGGACATGCGCACGATCATCGTCGTGACTTCCGACCACGGCGAAGAATTCCTCGAGCACGGATTGTTCGGACACGGATTGACCCTCTATGACGAGGCCTTGCGGGTGCCGCTGCTGATGCGCTTCCCCCATCTCCTGCCCAGCGGCGTGCGTGTAAAAGGGCAGGTGCAAACGCTGGATATCTTCCCCACGGTGTTGGGCCTGACGGGTATTGATCCCGCCCGTTACGGCCTGGGCGGTCGCGATCTTACTTTTGCCGCCGCCGCCGGCAGCGTCGACGCGGTGCCGATGCTGGCCGAAACAGCCATGAGCGGCAATTTGCGCTACGCGTTGCGGACCGGCGAGCACAAATTCCTTACGCCGGTGCATCTCGATTTCGGGCATGGCCTGGTTGTCGACCACGCGGAGGAGGCGTATGACCTGACGAGCGATCCGAACGAACGGAACAACCTCGCAGAAAGCCGGCCGAAAATGCGTGAGATGCTTCGCAACCGACTAAACGAGCAACTCGGACGCATCGAATCCGAATGGGGACTGGGAGAAAAGCTCGGTATTTCCAGGGAGTTAACTGCTGAAGAGCTTGAACGGCTTCGTTCCTTAGGTTATTTGAACTAG
- a CDS encoding enoyl-CoA hydratase/isomerase family protein: MSDSLLLVRDEGSARILSFNRPEKRNALSLELLEELDAAIEHAATTKEIRSLIITGEGASFSAGIDLMSLAAAGMNARHADFRRLAQRLQELHNKLARLEKPVLAVLHGHCLGMALEMALACDFRIAEVGTDIHIGEVRVGLIPDVGGSTRLVRTIGLPRAKELIMTGKNIDADTALAWGLVNELVDSGQGLARALQWHAELEKGAPLAVGLSKLVLERAYDLDIHTSQQIEGLAQSTLFGTEDFREGVMARMEKRDPKWKGE; this comes from the coding sequence ATGTCGGATAGCTTGCTGCTGGTGCGGGATGAAGGCTCGGCCCGCATTCTGTCGTTCAATCGTCCGGAAAAGCGCAACGCGCTCAGCTTGGAATTACTCGAAGAGTTGGATGCCGCCATCGAACACGCGGCCACGACCAAAGAAATCCGTTCGCTCATTATTACCGGCGAAGGAGCCTCGTTCAGCGCCGGCATCGACCTGATGTCGCTGGCCGCGGCGGGAATGAACGCCCGCCATGCCGATTTCCGTCGCCTGGCGCAACGCCTGCAGGAATTGCACAACAAGCTGGCGCGGCTGGAAAAGCCGGTGCTGGCGGTTCTGCACGGCCATTGTCTCGGCATGGCGCTGGAGATGGCGTTGGCGTGCGATTTTCGGATCGCGGAAGTCGGAACCGATATTCACATCGGCGAAGTGCGCGTCGGGTTGATTCCCGATGTCGGCGGATCGACGCGACTGGTGCGGACCATCGGCTTGCCGCGCGCCAAAGAATTGATCATGACCGGCAAGAACATCGACGCCGACACGGCGCTGGCTTGGGGGCTGGTCAACGAACTGGTCGATTCCGGCCAGGGTCTCGCGCGGGCGCTGCAGTGGCACGCCGAACTCGAGAAAGGCGCGCCCTTGGCGGTGGGCCTGTCCAAGTTGGTGCTTGAACGCGCGTACGATCTGGACATCCACACGTCGCAACAGATCGAGGGTCTGGCTCAGTCCACCTTGTTCGGTACGGAAGATTTCCGCGAGGGCGTAATGGCCCGCATGGAAAAACGCGACCCGAAGTGGAAAGGCGAGTAG
- a CDS encoding class I adenylate-forming enzyme family protein, producing MHASTFVHLLAANAANHPDRAAVRFVEGEGCMTYGEWAAWAGSYAARFQEAGLQPGQVLALPADRSREFFAAMYGAWMARLNVALLNPDLAPADLAGAVALAEPVAAAGHPDSVAKLGLQQTFFEFRDEGRPPEAVITDPADFSVIVFTSGTTGRPKGVQHTHAGMFACVAATFDVFPLEDGCVMMSILPHFHLHGLMMTVILPQFCAGTTVVAPAFGPFLAPRLWDLIRRYEVNHFSGVPGILGVMADFFLRLDAPPPPSLRFGFCASAPLSAEARAVWFDRIQCPIANNYGLSEASSWVAFGPLDREPETTVGRPTVCDIRVVDDDGHPLPHGKIGEVTIAGAQLMHGYVDNPEQTALALRDGRLFTGDLGWLDEAGWLYLKGRKAEMINVGGLKVAPMEIEGAAKHLPGVAEVAAFGYPDPRLGEVPALAVVPAGQPPTVTEVRRLLAPILTAYKLPRKVFLVEALPRNALGKLQRTALRQRFVPGNADA from the coding sequence ATGCACGCATCGACCTTTGTTCACCTACTCGCAGCCAACGCCGCGAACCATCCGGATCGCGCCGCGGTGCGCTTTGTCGAGGGTGAAGGTTGCATGACGTACGGTGAATGGGCCGCCTGGGCGGGCTCCTACGCCGCCCGTTTCCAAGAAGCGGGATTGCAGCCTGGGCAGGTCCTCGCCCTGCCCGCCGACCGTAGCCGTGAGTTTTTCGCCGCGATGTACGGTGCGTGGATGGCGCGGTTGAACGTGGCCCTGCTCAATCCGGACCTGGCGCCCGCCGATCTGGCCGGCGCGGTGGCCCTGGCCGAACCGGTCGCAGCCGCGGGTCATCCGGACTCAGTGGCGAAGTTGGGTTTGCAACAAACTTTTTTCGAGTTTCGCGACGAGGGCCGTCCGCCGGAAGCGGTTATCACCGACCCGGCGGACTTTTCGGTGATCGTATTCACCTCGGGAACCACCGGTCGGCCCAAGGGCGTGCAACACACTCACGCCGGCATGTTTGCCTGCGTAGCAGCGACGTTTGACGTATTTCCCCTCGAAGACGGCTGCGTAATGATGTCGATTTTGCCGCATTTCCACCTCCATGGGCTGATGATGACCGTCATTTTGCCGCAATTTTGTGCGGGAACGACGGTCGTCGCGCCCGCTTTCGGCCCCTTTTTGGCGCCGCGACTTTGGGATTTGATACGGCGCTACGAGGTCAATCACTTCTCCGGCGTGCCCGGCATTTTGGGTGTGATGGCCGACTTTTTCCTTCGCCTTGACGCGCCGCCGCCGCCGTCGCTGCGCTTCGGTTTCTGCGCCAGCGCGCCGCTTTCGGCCGAAGCCCGCGCGGTGTGGTTCGACCGCATCCAATGCCCCATCGCCAATAACTACGGCCTGTCCGAAGCGAGCAGTTGGGTGGCGTTCGGACCGCTGGACCGCGAGCCGGAAACTACCGTAGGGCGACCGACGGTATGCGACATCCGGGTGGTCGACGATGACGGTCATCCTTTGCCCCACGGTAAGATCGGGGAAGTGACGATTGCCGGCGCACAGCTCATGCACGGGTACGTGGACAACCCCGAGCAGACCGCGCTGGCGCTGCGCGACGGCCGGTTGTTCACCGGCGATTTGGGTTGGCTCGATGAAGCGGGCTGGCTTTACCTGAAAGGTCGCAAGGCGGAAATGATTAACGTCGGCGGCCTCAAGGTGGCGCCGATGGAAATCGAGGGCGCGGCGAAACACCTGCCCGGCGTGGCCGAGGTGGCGGCCTTCGGTTATCCGGACCCGCGTTTGGGGGAAGTGCCCGCGTTGGCCGTCGTCCCGGCGGGGCAACCGCCGACGGTCACTGAGGTGCGGCGGTTGCTGGCACCGATCCTGACGGCCTACAAGCTGCCGCGCAAGGTTTTCCTGGTCGAAGCCCTGCCGCGCAACGCGCTGGGCAAGTTGCAACGAACGGCCCTGCGACAGCGTTTCGTTCCCGGCAATGCCGACGCTTGA
- a CDS encoding U32 family peptidase, whose product MSPLNRIEEVEALIEDGATCFYAGVMPPGWRDRYSNMASPNRREWKSSNFLDYDDFGRAIRLADDRGVPVFMALNALYTEAQYEMIDEIVAHAEDAGVKALIVADLGMFLHLAEGGTKLELHVSTGATIFNRRAAELFIRLGASRVTLPRHNTVDELCSLTRDLAPVPTDVFVLNSGCKNIDGFCTFHHGENEVQVGRLWDMFKNAGADHYLLEAMRKLPEWMTRTASDLSLFGSISACFLPYKVTNVSPREMTDELRHRTEQNVRKSFNFFSAMDHCAACAIPAFKRAGVDALKIVGRNHPTSKKRKDVRFLRALLDLTERFDDDPPREEILELHRAHYGGDCEGLCYYPEAE is encoded by the coding sequence ATGTCGCCTTTGAATCGCATCGAAGAAGTCGAGGCCCTGATCGAGGACGGCGCGACTTGCTTCTACGCCGGGGTGATGCCGCCGGGCTGGCGTGACCGTTATTCGAACATGGCCAGCCCGAACCGCCGCGAATGGAAGTCATCCAATTTTCTGGATTACGACGATTTCGGTCGCGCCATCCGCTTGGCCGACGACCGCGGCGTGCCGGTCTTCATGGCGCTCAACGCGCTCTACACCGAGGCCCAGTACGAGATGATCGACGAGATCGTCGCGCACGCCGAGGATGCGGGCGTCAAGGCGCTGATCGTGGCGGACCTGGGCATGTTCCTGCATCTGGCCGAAGGCGGGACGAAGCTGGAACTGCACGTCTCGACCGGGGCGACGATTTTCAACCGACGCGCGGCGGAGCTTTTCATTCGGCTGGGCGCATCCCGCGTCACGCTGCCGCGCCACAACACCGTCGATGAACTCTGCTCGCTAACCCGCGACTTGGCGCCGGTGCCGACCGACGTGTTCGTGCTCAACAGCGGCTGCAAAAACATCGACGGCTTCTGCACCTTCCATCACGGCGAAAACGAAGTGCAGGTCGGCCGGCTGTGGGACATGTTCAAAAACGCCGGCGCCGATCATTACCTGTTGGAGGCCATGCGCAAACTGCCGGAATGGATGACGCGGACCGCCAGCGACTTATCGCTTTTCGGATCGATTAGCGCCTGCTTTCTGCCCTACAAGGTCACCAACGTGTCGCCGCGCGAAATGACCGACGAGCTGCGCCACCGCACCGAGCAGAACGTGCGCAAAAGCTTCAACTTCTTCTCGGCGATGGATCATTGCGCGGCCTGCGCGATCCCGGCCTTTAAGCGCGCGGGCGTCGATGCGCTGAAGATCGTCGGGCGCAACCACCCGACGTCCAAGAAACGCAAGGACGTCCGTTTCCTGCGCGCCCTGTTGGATCTGACCGAACGATTCGACGACGACCCGCCCCGCGAGGAAATTCTTGAATTGCATCGCGCGCATTACGGCGGCGACTGCGAAGGCCTTTGCTACTACCCCGAGGCGGAATGA
- a CDS encoding UvrD-helicase domain-containing protein, whose product MSDIAELILQDLNPAQREAVTAPDGPLLVFAGAGSGKTRVLTRRIAYLLAVRDVHPSEVLAVTFTNKAAGVMRARVEQLVGGHASGMWIHTFHGACARLLRSHAELVGRKSSFSIFDETDQRSILKDLLEKNDVDAKQWPPRQFANWFDRAKNEALDPEDYASEVPPIIREKYQAIARQYRERVRAANGFDFGDLILEAIRLLRDNPEVREGYRGRFRHILVDEFQDTNRAQFELLAALLGEHRNLTVVGDDDQSIYRWRGARLANILEFADSFPGARKIVLGINYRSSQRILRAADAVISRNTNRQPKELSTPNAEGAPIVRYQADDEYDEGRFVARVAEDLQNRHGLAANQIACFYRINAQSRILEEKLLERGIPYVVVGGTRFYDRKEIKDALAYLRLIANPADTVAFERSVNTPPRGIGQKTIERVREVAAAEDLHPVAACRRVGEGAGERVTGAARKALTGFANLILDQSRDLFANKPAQIAARVLQDSGYLRVLENSTKIEDKSRLENLEELLKSIEEFEKEAGDEADLPLFLEKVSLLSDPDLYDDRAAAVSLMTLHAAKGLEFRAVFMVGMEDGLLPHKRSQESTAELEEERRLCYVGFTRAERFLYLTAAARRSVFGGIPVPTEISPYWHDVPAELAEDQGGRPYAPSRMPRGDRFSQAPAPTSLPGEPVYDYSDSQDPDDHAGGLRPGTRVRHPQFGLGTVTAMQGGGRMMRATVRFDRHGTKTLVLMYAHLQPA is encoded by the coding sequence ATGTCCGACATCGCCGAACTCATACTACAAGATCTCAACCCGGCGCAGCGCGAAGCCGTGACGGCGCCCGACGGCCCGCTGTTGGTGTTTGCCGGCGCCGGCTCCGGGAAAACCCGCGTGCTCACCCGCCGTATCGCCTATTTGCTGGCGGTGCGCGACGTGCATCCCAGCGAAGTGCTTGCCGTCACTTTCACCAACAAAGCGGCCGGCGTAATGCGCGCCCGCGTTGAGCAACTCGTCGGCGGGCACGCATCGGGCATGTGGATCCACACCTTCCACGGCGCGTGCGCCCGCTTGTTGCGCAGCCACGCGGAACTCGTGGGGCGCAAGTCGAGTTTCTCCATTTTCGACGAAACCGACCAACGCTCGATTCTCAAAGACCTGCTGGAAAAAAACGATGTGGACGCCAAGCAGTGGCCGCCGCGCCAATTCGCCAATTGGTTCGACCGCGCGAAAAACGAAGCGCTGGACCCCGAGGATTACGCCTCCGAGGTGCCGCCGATTATCCGCGAGAAGTACCAGGCGATCGCCCGGCAGTATCGCGAGCGCGTGCGGGCCGCCAACGGTTTCGACTTCGGCGACCTGATCCTCGAAGCCATCCGCCTGCTGCGCGACAACCCCGAAGTGCGCGAGGGCTATCGAGGGCGTTTTCGCCACATTTTGGTCGACGAGTTCCAGGACACGAATCGCGCTCAGTTCGAACTTCTCGCCGCCTTGCTCGGGGAGCACCGCAACCTGACCGTGGTGGGCGACGACGACCAGTCGATCTATCGCTGGCGGGGCGCCCGCTTGGCGAACATTCTGGAGTTTGCCGATAGCTTTCCCGGCGCGCGCAAGATCGTGCTCGGCATCAACTACCGCAGCTCCCAACGCATCCTGCGGGCCGCCGACGCGGTGATTTCCCGCAACACGAATCGACAGCCCAAAGAGCTTTCCACGCCCAACGCGGAAGGCGCGCCGATCGTTCGCTACCAGGCCGACGACGAATACGACGAAGGCCGCTTTGTCGCGCGGGTCGCCGAGGACCTGCAAAACCGGCACGGACTTGCGGCGAACCAAATCGCCTGCTTCTACCGCATCAACGCCCAGAGCCGTATCTTGGAAGAGAAGCTGCTCGAACGCGGCATTCCCTACGTCGTGGTCGGCGGCACGCGGTTTTACGATCGCAAGGAAATTAAAGACGCGCTGGCGTATCTGCGCCTGATTGCCAACCCGGCCGACACCGTGGCCTTCGAGCGTTCCGTCAACACGCCGCCGCGGGGCATCGGGCAAAAAACGATCGAACGTGTCCGCGAGGTTGCCGCCGCCGAAGACCTCCATCCCGTGGCCGCCTGCCGGCGCGTGGGCGAAGGGGCGGGCGAGCGTGTCACCGGTGCGGCACGCAAGGCTTTGACCGGATTTGCGAACCTCATCCTGGACCAAAGCCGGGACCTGTTCGCCAACAAGCCCGCGCAAATCGCCGCGCGCGTATTGCAGGACAGCGGCTATCTCCGCGTGCTTGAAAACAGCACCAAGATCGAAGACAAGTCGCGCTTGGAGAACCTCGAGGAGCTGCTCAAGTCGATCGAAGAATTTGAGAAAGAGGCGGGCGATGAAGCCGACCTGCCGCTCTTTCTGGAAAAAGTCAGCCTACTTTCCGATCCGGACCTCTACGACGACCGCGCCGCCGCCGTCAGCTTAATGACCCTGCACGCCGCCAAGGGGCTCGAATTCCGCGCGGTGTTCATGGTGGGCATGGAAGACGGCCTGCTGCCCCACAAACGCAGTCAGGAAAGCACCGCCGAACTCGAAGAGGAACGGCGGCTGTGCTACGTCGGCTTCACCCGCGCCGAGCGCTTTTTGTACTTGACCGCCGCAGCGCGCCGCAGCGTCTTCGGCGGCATCCCGGTACCGACGGAAATCTCGCCCTATTGGCACGATGTCCCCGCCGAGTTGGCCGAGGACCAGGGCGGCCGTCCCTACGCGCCCAGCCGCATGCCGCGCGGCGATCGGTTTTCCCAGGCACCGGCCCCGACCTCGTTGCCGGGCGAACCCGTCTACGATTACTCCGACTCGCAGGATCCGGACGATCACGCCGGCGGCTTGCGACCGGGTACGCGCGTGCGGCATCCGCAATTCGGCCTCGGCACGGTGACGGCGATGCAGGGCGGGGGACGCATGATGCGCGCCACGGTGCGCTTCGACCGTCACGGCACCAAGACGTTGGTGCTGATGTACGCCCACCTACAGCCGGCTTAA